A single window of Phormidium ambiguum IAM M-71 DNA harbors:
- a CDS encoding M23 family peptidase: protein MITILSAIIRRFLLWLFCLLLIVSSLIYAPNYAIAQSTVDSTELPTRILEIPSVNRQGNPTSINALVPEWTQISFSQMPPISQSGSLWAQEYTQAVGYDLSRTWTAGQTPDRYIMLGDISEALQPELLSLGSIAQQTNLNLEQVALSAFTLIGKQTLEQLVQAVPVLGQFKVRDVAPVAELLSTKTADNLSDRTLAQALSSNPQLGQLKLGEIDLSHYSISSIPNLDSTQIGAFSDWQTTFIKDVPGLNALPLSNFPNPVAEVGNLVMRIDAIYSPAERKRTNTISGSDVQGFSVNCQENDCAYIELDDLENSGRKARGSLEGKQWISGKYQEVEGGWGCLKGINGGKEPTGRLPFGSAFKVVVMEPDERTDTVDTALFFRFCSPCGCSPYFIGPVPFFTYRVNSPIFVGALASSAVGSSSTPTGATRSSVSSTPTKGLTTAANVSVPCPPEDTAPISVGNVQGVNVAALSEAIASIESSGSYDSIGPYVCADGGKNCGVPLGKYQFVTYNEYAASAIASKPGGQQFLAKLKGGYKPTQAELFQFFPPADQEAAFQKSISDKIDRTSQEIDPTTGTQFSGDRLIERVAQKHFGGDYRLLARLRMLTSRRG from the coding sequence ATGATAACAATATTATCAGCAATAATTCGGCGCTTTTTACTATGGCTATTTTGTTTACTGTTAATAGTTTCGAGTTTAATTTATGCACCGAATTATGCTATCGCCCAATCTACTGTTGATTCTACCGAACTGCCAACTCGAATTTTAGAAATACCCAGTGTAAATAGACAAGGAAATCCTACTTCTATCAATGCTCTCGTACCAGAGTGGACGCAGATTTCTTTTTCCCAGATGCCACCCATCAGTCAATCTGGAAGCCTTTGGGCACAAGAGTATACGCAGGCAGTTGGCTACGATTTGAGTCGGACTTGGACAGCCGGACAAACTCCCGATCGCTACATCATGCTAGGCGATATTAGCGAAGCTTTGCAACCAGAACTGCTATCACTCGGTTCCATTGCACAGCAAACTAATTTGAACCTAGAGCAGGTTGCTTTAAGCGCTTTCACTTTAATTGGCAAACAGACCTTAGAGCAGCTGGTTCAAGCTGTTCCTGTTCTTGGTCAATTTAAAGTACGAGACGTTGCACCAGTAGCAGAATTGTTGAGTACCAAAACTGCTGATAATTTAAGCGATCGTACTTTAGCCCAAGCCCTCAGTTCCAACCCCCAACTAGGTCAGTTGAAGCTGGGAGAAATTGACCTTTCCCATTATTCAATATCTTCAATTCCCAACTTAGACAGTACGCAAATTGGTGCATTTTCAGATTGGCAAACGACCTTCATTAAAGATGTACCGGGGCTGAATGCTTTACCATTGTCTAACTTTCCCAATCCAGTTGCCGAAGTAGGCAATTTGGTAATGCGAATTGATGCAATTTACAGCCCTGCCGAGCGCAAACGAACCAATACTATTTCAGGCTCCGATGTTCAAGGTTTTTCAGTTAATTGTCAAGAGAATGATTGCGCTTATATCGAATTAGACGATTTAGAAAATTCCGGTCGGAAAGCTCGCGGTTCGTTGGAAGGTAAACAATGGATTAGCGGTAAGTACCAGGAAGTAGAGGGTGGTTGGGGCTGTCTAAAAGGTATCAATGGTGGCAAGGAACCAACGGGGAGGTTGCCCTTTGGCAGTGCCTTTAAGGTGGTGGTCATGGAACCGGACGAGCGGACTGATACCGTTGATACCGCTTTGTTCTTCCGGTTTTGTTCGCCTTGCGGCTGCTCTCCCTATTTTATTGGCCCAGTACCTTTCTTTACTTATCGGGTCAACTCTCCCATCTTCGTGGGAGCGCTGGCATCATCGGCGGTTGGCTCTTCTTCAACACCAACTGGGGCAACTCGCAGTTCGGTATCTTCCACTCCTACCAAGGGGTTAACTACGGCTGCAAATGTTAGCGTTCCTTGTCCTCCAGAGGATACTGCACCAATTTCAGTTGGTAACGTTCAAGGAGTAAATGTCGCAGCTTTATCGGAAGCTATTGCCAGCATTGAAAGTAGTGGTTCTTATGACAGCATCGGCCCCTATGTTTGTGCAGATGGCGGTAAAAATTGCGGAGTTCCACTGGGTAAATACCAGTTTGTCACTTACAACGAGTATGCTGCTAGTGCGATCGCATCCAAACCAGGGGGACAGCAATTTTTAGCTAAGCTCAAAGGTGGTTATAAACCTACTCAAGCCGAACTTTTTCAATTCTTCCCACCTGCGGATCAGGAAGCTGCATTTCAAAAAAGCATTAGCGACAAGATCGATAGAACATCTCAAGAAATAGATCCTACAACTGGCACTCAGTTTTCAGGCGATCGTCTTATCGAACGAGTAGCTCAAAAGCATTTTGGC